Proteins encoded in a region of the Pigmentiphaga litoralis genome:
- a CDS encoding XRE family transcriptional regulator produces the protein MSLKLKLLRVQAGLTLEELAQQTELTRSYLSKLERGVSTPSIGAALRIAKVLGVQVEALFSESHEDDPVVINRAPPASSAASASGAARTPRLVSGTLPGHKMVAFVVNPTDEPTRNHPMSHHQGEEILYVLKGSITLQLARRTETLKAGDSVHFNSSIPHKITSLGKVPASVLLVIAEGKD, from the coding sequence ATGTCTTTGAAATTGAAGTTGTTGCGCGTGCAGGCCGGCTTGACGCTTGAAGAACTCGCGCAACAGACGGAGCTGACACGCAGCTATCTGTCGAAGCTGGAACGCGGCGTATCGACGCCATCGATCGGCGCCGCACTGCGGATCGCGAAAGTATTGGGGGTCCAGGTCGAGGCGCTGTTTTCCGAGTCGCACGAAGATGACCCGGTGGTGATCAACCGGGCGCCGCCCGCCTCATCGGCCGCGTCTGCGTCCGGCGCGGCACGCACTCCGCGCCTGGTGTCGGGCACCCTGCCCGGCCACAAGATGGTCGCCTTCGTGGTCAACCCGACTGACGAGCCGACCCGCAACCATCCGATGAGCCATCATCAGGGGGAAGAAATCCTGTACGTGCTGAAGGGCAGCATCACGCTGCAGCTGGCGCGGCGCACCGAGACGCTCAAGGCGGGCGACAGCGTGCATTTCAACTCCAGCATCCCGCACAAGATCACGTCGCTCGGCAAGGTGCCGGCGTCGGTGCTGCTGGTGATTGCCGAGGGAAAAGACTGA
- a CDS encoding PQQ-dependent sugar dehydrogenase, with product MHHLLPRLVAFVLAAVVTGALASIVQTQFNLASLLAFGAPVTTALRGLTTMEDLARFGPVMAGIAAVALLPAFAVAHVVGRVVHARWHKGLLMLAGLCGMAVAFWLMASVIPMPPLFAIRRLPGFVSMSFTGVVGGLVYAAVRARSRSRSNGPGWAGTLATAGAILLVPVVAFIVMAPPRGVPPAPADPATYQVQTVATGLERPWSVAFLPDGRILVTEIRGRLRVVGSNGALSEIALDGMPAGFHEGGVAGLMEVMPDPDFAQNRWLYLTMSYGVAGANGTRLIRATLDGDRIKDVRILFNGTLKTRAGNNGGRMAFLPDGTLALTVGDGNLQREAAQSTHDHQGTVVRIDREGRAPADNPFVHVTGALPEIYSLGHRNAQGIAVDPDTGDLLISEHGPRGGDEINQIVAGGNYGWPIVTGGIDYPFPRVTPFRRLEGYLNAQLEWTPSIAPAGLAVYTGALFPQWRGDLLVPALKERSVRRVIRREGRIVGQELLLADLKLRMRDVKVAPDGSVYVLTDGADARLLRLVPS from the coding sequence ATGCATCACCTGTTGCCGCGCCTGGTCGCGTTCGTTCTTGCCGCCGTCGTGACTGGCGCTCTGGCAAGCATCGTGCAGACGCAGTTCAACCTTGCGTCGCTACTTGCCTTCGGGGCGCCGGTCACGACGGCGTTGCGTGGCCTGACGACAATGGAAGACCTGGCGCGGTTCGGCCCCGTCATGGCGGGCATCGCCGCGGTGGCCTTGCTGCCCGCGTTCGCGGTGGCCCACGTCGTCGGCCGCGTCGTGCATGCCAGATGGCACAAGGGACTGCTGATGCTGGCCGGCCTGTGCGGCATGGCGGTGGCGTTCTGGTTGATGGCGTCGGTCATTCCCATGCCACCGCTGTTCGCGATCCGCCGCCTGCCGGGCTTTGTGTCGATGTCATTTACGGGCGTGGTCGGTGGACTGGTGTACGCGGCGGTCAGGGCAAGAAGCCGGTCCCGCAGCAACGGTCCGGGTTGGGCGGGCACGCTAGCCACGGCGGGGGCGATCCTGCTGGTGCCGGTGGTGGCATTCATCGTGATGGCCCCGCCGCGGGGTGTCCCGCCCGCGCCTGCCGATCCGGCAACGTATCAGGTGCAGACGGTGGCGACCGGGCTGGAACGGCCGTGGTCCGTGGCCTTCCTGCCTGATGGCCGCATCCTGGTGACCGAGATACGCGGGCGCCTTCGTGTCGTGGGCAGCAACGGCGCGCTATCGGAGATCGCGCTCGACGGCATGCCTGCGGGCTTTCATGAAGGCGGCGTGGCGGGACTGATGGAAGTGATGCCCGATCCGGACTTTGCACAGAACCGGTGGCTATACCTGACCATGAGCTATGGGGTGGCCGGCGCGAACGGCACACGGCTGATCCGGGCCACGCTGGACGGCGATCGGATCAAGGACGTCAGGATCCTGTTCAACGGCACGCTCAAGACCCGGGCCGGCAACAACGGCGGACGCATGGCGTTCCTGCCCGACGGCACGCTGGCGCTGACCGTGGGTGACGGCAACCTGCAACGCGAAGCGGCCCAATCCACCCATGACCATCAGGGCACCGTCGTCAGGATCGACCGGGAAGGACGCGCGCCTGCCGACAATCCTTTCGTGCACGTGACCGGCGCCTTGCCCGAGATCTACAGCCTGGGGCACCGCAACGCGCAAGGGATCGCGGTCGATCCCGATACCGGGGACCTGCTCATCTCGGAACATGGCCCGCGCGGGGGCGACGAGATCAACCAGATCGTTGCGGGCGGCAACTATGGCTGGCCCATCGTGACGGGCGGCATCGACTATCCCTTTCCTCGGGTCACGCCGTTCAGGCGCCTGGAAGGCTACCTGAATGCGCAGCTGGAATGGACGCCGTCCATTGCGCCGGCGGGGCTGGCGGTCTACACCGGTGCGCTGTTTCCGCAGTGGCGCGGCGATCTGCTGGTGCCGGCCCTGAAAGAGCGATCGGTACGCCGGGTGATCCGCCGGGAGGGCCGTATCGTTGGCCAGGAACTGCTGCTGGCGGACCTGAAGCTGCGCATGCGCGACGTCAAGGTTGCGCCTGACGGGTCGGTCTATGTACTGACCGATGGCGCGGATGCCAGGCTGCTGCGGCTGGTGCCGTCCTGA
- a CDS encoding MFS transporter: MKRNAPTWLVPVAAIFALQTIAAFLSRLIPIIVPAISAEFGWSGSSIGYLTAGNALGGLVMLVAGAALLRRLGGTRTLQLTLILGAACMALFVYPSVHVALAACIAMGMSNGAANPAGSEVLQRYSPPGKRNLMFSIKQAGVPLGGILAGLLIPGIIAVAGWRVALCACAVIVLLPTALTWRLSDTIDERRPGVSGRPWYALSLHSLRSLAVPLASLGHNRGLLNISIVGSLFAVAQSCWFAFTVIYLVDSLNFSLSLAGAIFAVMQLGGVLGRIALGWISDRLQSATATLSLAAIFSAGTTALLGFIQPDWPLWTILLLAFVAGCTAASWNGVQIAEVARRSPPDLVSETAAGSSILVTFVNIVAPSAFAIAIASSGRYDLAFLCAGVCSLLVLVFLPRDGR; the protein is encoded by the coding sequence ATGAAACGCAACGCTCCTACCTGGCTCGTGCCTGTGGCAGCAATCTTCGCCCTCCAGACCATCGCGGCTTTCCTGTCGCGCCTCATCCCCATCATCGTGCCCGCCATCTCCGCCGAATTCGGATGGAGCGGCAGTTCCATCGGCTACCTGACCGCCGGCAACGCCCTGGGCGGCCTCGTCATGCTGGTCGCCGGCGCCGCTCTGCTGCGGCGGCTTGGCGGCACGCGCACCCTGCAGCTAACCCTGATCCTTGGCGCGGCCTGCATGGCCCTGTTCGTCTACCCGAGCGTGCATGTGGCGCTGGCCGCCTGCATCGCCATGGGCATGAGCAACGGCGCCGCCAACCCCGCCGGCAGCGAAGTCCTGCAGCGTTACTCGCCCCCCGGCAAGCGCAACCTGATGTTCTCGATCAAGCAGGCCGGCGTGCCGCTGGGCGGCATCCTGGCGGGACTCCTGATCCCCGGCATCATCGCCGTCGCCGGCTGGCGAGTCGCCCTGTGCGCCTGTGCCGTCATCGTGCTGCTCCCCACCGCGCTGACATGGAGACTGAGCGACACCATCGACGAACGGCGGCCCGGCGTTTCCGGCCGCCCGTGGTACGCGCTCAGCCTGCACTCGCTGCGATCGCTTGCCGTGCCGCTGGCATCGTTGGGACACAACCGGGGCCTGCTCAACATCTCCATCGTCGGCAGCCTGTTCGCTGTCGCGCAAAGCTGCTGGTTCGCCTTCACCGTCATCTATCTCGTTGACAGTCTCAACTTTTCACTGAGCCTGGCCGGCGCCATCTTTGCCGTGATGCAGTTGGGCGGCGTGCTCGGACGGATCGCGCTGGGCTGGATCTCGGACCGCCTGCAATCGGCGACGGCCACCCTGTCGCTGGCGGCCATCTTTTCCGCGGGCACGACCGCCCTGCTCGGCTTCATCCAGCCCGACTGGCCGCTCTGGACGATCCTGCTGCTGGCCTTCGTGGCAGGCTGCACGGCCGCGAGCTGGAATGGCGTGCAGATCGCCGAGGTCGCCCGCCGCTCGCCGCCCGACCTGGTGTCCGAGACCGCGGCCGGATCGTCGATCCTCGTCACGTTCGTCAACATCGTCGCGCCATCGGCGTTTGCGATTGCGATTGCATCGAGCGGCCGCTATGACCTGGCGTTTCTGTGCGCGGGGGTGTGTTCATTGCTGGTGCTGGTGTTCCTGCCGCGGGACGGGCGCTGA